From Musa acuminata AAA Group cultivar baxijiao chromosome BXJ3-8, Cavendish_Baxijiao_AAA, whole genome shotgun sequence, one genomic window encodes:
- the LOC135644214 gene encoding uncharacterized protein LOC135644214 → MLPRSSGLAKDSLQIKQGDEFYCRLLSKESSEANPSFRVYHAVASATVPFVWESQPGTPKHMSSAAVLPPLTPPPSYYYSTRNSISMKASKSSFLRTILPKLTLRKIHTSPRSSLSSSSVSSSSSSAFGRSDRRGSSSTPASYFASEEFDDGSPASTLCFGMRRCA, encoded by the coding sequence ATGCTTCCAAGGAGCTCAGGTCTGGCCAAAGACTCCCTCCAAATCAAGCAGGGTGATGAGTTCTACTGCAGGCTTCTCTCCAAGGAGAGCTCAGAGGCCAACCCTTCCTTTCGAGTCTACCATGCAGTGGCTTCTGCGACCGTGCCATTCGTGTGGGAGTCTCAACCAGGAACACCCAAGCACATGAGCTCCGCcgccgtcctccctccccttaccCCTCCCCCGTCCTACTACTACAGCACCAGGAACAGTATCTCCATGAAGGCCTCCAAGTCCAGCTTCCTCCGCACCATTCTCCCCAAGCTCACCCTGCGGAAGATCCACACCTCGCCTCGGTCGTCCTTGTCTTCCTCCTCCGTGTCATCCTCTTCCTCGTCGGCATTTGGGCGCTCCGACCGCCGCGGAAGCTCCTCCACCCCTGCGTCGTACTTCGCGTCGGAGGAGTTCGACGACGGGTCGCCTGCGTCGACCTTGTGCTTCGGGATGCGGCGCTGCGCTTAG
- the LOC135645985 gene encoding CASP-like protein 4B4 encodes MAADADGDEPTPTAPAADPDLEKAAPGAAAHPSAPAADEGGTVVRTVLARWRREDLLERSILVLRALVLFFSLLAAVIVASNKHGDWRDFDLYQEYRYLLGISLLAFLYSMGQLWRQARRFSTGKDLVPRNYSGIVDFAGDQVTAYLLISALSAAIPLTNRMREGSDNIFTDSSCASISMAFFAFVSSALSALISGFKLSKQTYI; translated from the exons ATGGCTGCCGACGCCGACGGCGACGAACCGACCCCGACGGCCCCCGCGGCGGATCCCGACCTCGAGAAGGCCGCGCCGGGCGCCGCCGCTCACCCCTCCGCCCCAGCGGCCGACGAGGGCGGCACGGTGGTGAGGACGGTTTTGGCGAGGTGGAGGAGGGAGGACCTGTTGGAGAGGAGTATCCTGGTGCTCCGCGCCCTCGTGCTCTTTTTCTCCCTCCTCGCCGCCGTCATCGTGGCCTCCAACAAGCACGGCGACTGGAGGGACTTCGATCTCTACCAGGAGTACAG GTACTTGTTGGGTATCTCCTTGCTCGCGTTCTTGTACTCGATGGGTCAGCTATGGCGGCAGGCGCGCCGGTTCAGCACGGGAAAGGATTTGGTGCCGAGAAACTATTCAGGGATCGTTGATTTCGCCGGAGATCAG GTGACTGCTTACCTGTTGATATCGGCACTGTCTGCAGCCATTCCCCTTACTAATCGCATGAGAGAAGGGTCAGATAACATTTTCACAGATTCTTCGTGTGCTTCGATCAGCATGGCCTTCTTCGCCTTTGTATCGAGTGCATTATCTGCTTTGATATCCGGGTTCAAGCTTTCTAAGCAAACTTACATATGA
- the LOC135584704 gene encoding uncharacterized protein LOC135584704, translating to MISMSNGKGTREIEEETESPMDQIMLEISTSRRTLLDKKRRNKFLAMLKTFPGRSSFAKVESSTRLSSSSSKFGHEAEESIDVDIPHSFPSPGDQSSSTSFRLPFVKKINWASLVELFKTWIKEPTNMALLLWMTCVVISGSILFLVMTGMLNGALPRKSQRDTWFEVNNQILNALFTLMCLYQHPKRFHHLVLLCRWRQEDIVRLRNIYCKNGTRKPNERMHMLVVVVLLHVNCFAQYALCGLNWGYPRSERPAIGVGICISVAIGAPAIASLYNIVSPLGKEYTEIDEESQGSISSSVDQRRARKRYSFVDREDPRTAETSPRWVGGLFDFWDDISLAYLSVFCSCCVFGWNMDRLRFGNMYVHVATFLLFCVAPFFIFNLAAVNIDNETVREALGITGFLLCIFGLLYGGFWRIQMRKKFNLPPNTFCCGEPSVTDCFQWLCCCSCSLAQEVRTADYYDVVEDKLYVKELSNTIQPSLSPLPREAGTAMFKSNPAFASEMHAHMVEEDAMRPPLLSGIQR from the coding sequence ATGATTTCAATGAGTAATGGCAAAGGTACAAGAGAAATTGAAGAAGAAACTGAATCACCTATGGATCAGATTATGCTAGAGATTAGTACATCTAGAAGGACTCTTTTGGACAAGAAGAGACGGAATAAATTTCTGGCTATGCTGAAGACCTTCCCTGGTAGATCCAGCTTTGCGAAAGTTGAATCTTCTACTCGGTTGTCTTCATCTTCTTCAAAGTTTGGACATGAAGCAGAGGAGAGTATCGATGTCGATATTCCGCATTCCTTCCCTTCGCCTGGTGATCAGAGTTCCTCTACAAGTTTTCGTCTTCCTTTTGTCAAGAAGATCAACTGGGCTTCTTTGGTCGAGCTCTTTAAGACATGGATCAAGGAGCCAACGAACATGGCTCTGCTCCTTTGGATGACTTGTGTGGTCATCTCTGGATCGATTCTGTTCCTCGTCATGACTGGCATGCTGAATGGTGCTTTGCCAAGAAAATCTCAGAGAGACACCTGGTTTGAAGTGAACAACCAAATTCTCAATGCCTTGTTTACGCTTATGTGCCTCTATCAGCATCCAAAACGGTTCCATCACCTTGTGCTTCTGTGCCGATGGAGACAGGAGGACATTGTGAGGCTCAGGAACATATACTGCAAAAATGGAACCCGAAAGCCTAACGAGCGGATGCACATGCTGGTCGTAGTGGTTCTTCTTCATGTGAATTGTTTTGCTCAGTATGCCTTGTGTGGTCTGAACTGGGGGTACCCTCGATCCGAACGTCCGGCGATCGGAGTAGGGATATGCATCTCCGTGGCAATTGGTGCACCAGCTATTGCCAGTTTGTATAACATTGTTAGCCCTCTCGGAAAGGAGTACACCGAGATAGATGAGGAGTCACAAGGTAGTATCAGCTCTTCTGTCGATCAAAGGCGTGCTCGAAAAAGATACTCTTTCGTGGATAGAGAAGACCCCAGGACGGCAGAAACTAGCCCCCGATGGGTGGGTGGGCTATTCGATTTCTGGGACGATATCTCTCTAGCATACCTCTCAGTTTTCTGCAGCTGCTGTGTCTTCGGATGGAACATGGACAGGCTAAGATTTGGTAACATGTATGTTCATGTTGCAACTTTCCTTCTGTTTTGTGTAGCTCCTTTCTTCATTTTCAACTTGGCCGCCGTCAATATCGATAATGAGACTGTTCGCGAAGCTCTGGGAATCACAGGCTTCTTACTCTGCATCTTTGGTTTGTTATATGGAGGCTTTTGGAGGATCCAGATGAGAAAGAAATTTAACCTCCCTCCGAATACTTTCTGCTGCGGCGAGCCGTCTGTGACAGATTGTTTTCAGTGGCTATGTTGCTGCTCTTGTTCTCTTGCTCAGGAGGTAAGAACAGCAGACTACTATGATGTTGTGGAAGATAAATTGTATGTGAAGGAACTGAGTAATACCATTCAACCTTCTCTCTCCCCTTTGCCTCGCGAAGCTGGAACTGCAATGTTCAAATCAAATCCTGCTTTTGCTTCAGAAATGCATGCACACATGGTAGAAGAAGATGCAATGAGACCTCCTCTGCTTTCTGGCATACAAAGATAG
- the LOC135645206 gene encoding WEB family protein At2g38370-like has product MEEDSMVPVAETLAPPTDDPKVTVAAAAGRAEIDTSAPFVSVREAVDRFGGSAVWKSQLRQLFHPDKLHFSEDVEVIKVEEQAAQLEKDLILKERETLDVLKELEMTKKIVDGLKLRLQKETSETNMIPATNSDGIKLHPVPEVEEHGPHDPEKNVGIDDPSMGVNQSPGQMLVELKQAKANLNRTTSDLAGIRTSIKMLSIKIEEEKLLLEETQEKLSSNNALISSLEDDLNQTTEKLQRAKGSVNEKPEDPSNILQEMNSELEQSRRTTEATKFEVTKLASELEQTKASIKTADIRWLAAKKMEEAAKAAEAVALADIKALISSNDSILGLQSACGVTLSMEEYITLASKAQEADQVARKKVEAAVVQVDEANMSKSELLMRVEEANSEAKKCKKALEDALKRVEVATRAKLEVEDSLQRWRSEHGQKRHSIHNSTKFKNYAAHHRKDSRILDLNDSTLVTDMPSSGSRQPLSIGQILSMKLMGPGSPEEYERGAWEKENKNPTVSLGQMLNKRHGVLPSPMTDNVSLHKQFSAKRKKIGFVGFPLLLAKQSKKNKKKRQSLSTR; this is encoded by the exons atggAGGAGGATTCCATGGTTCCGGTGGCGGAAACCCTGGCCCCGCCGACGGATGACCCGAAGGTGACTGTTGCGGCAGCGGCTGGGAGGGCGGAGATCGACACGTCAGCGCCGTTCGTGTCGGTGAGGGAGGCTGTGGATCGATTTGGTGGGAGCGCCGTCTGGAAGTCGCAGCTCAGGCAACTCTTTCACCCCGAC AAACTCCATTTCTCTGAAGATGTTGAGGTTATCAAAGTGGAGGAACAGGCGGCACAACTAGAAAAGGATCTTATCCTAAAAGAAAGGGAGACACTTGATGTTTTAAAAGAGCTAGAAATGACAAAAAAGATTGTCGATGGTTTAAAGTTGAGATTACAGAAAGAAACCTCAGAAACCAATATGATTCCAGCTACAAATTCAGATGGTATAAAGTTACATCCTGTTCCTGAAGTTGAAGAACATGGTCCCCATGACCCCGAGAAGAATGTGGGTATAGATGACCCAAGCATGGGGGTGAACCAGTCTCCAGGGCAGATGCTTGTTGAACTGAAGCAGGCCAAGGCAAATTTGAACAGGACAACAAGTGACTTAGCTGGTATTCGAACATCCATTAAAATGCTGAGCATAAAAATAGAAGAGGAAAAACTCTTGCTTGAGGAAACCCAGGAGAAGCTGAGCTCCAATAATGCTCTGATCTCATCACTGGAGGATGATCTTAATCAGACAACAGAAAAATTGCAAAGGGCCAAAGGTTCGGTAAATGAGAAACCTGAAGATCCCTCAAATATTTTGCAGGAAATGAACTCTGAATTAGAACAGTCAAGGAGGACAACTGAAGCTACTAAGTTTGAAGTTACTAAGCTGGCCTCTGAACTTGAGCAGACAAAGGCAAGCATTAAGACGGCTGACATTCGATGGCTCGCAGCTAAGAAGATGGAAGAAGCAGCCAAAGCAGCAGAAGCTGTGGCTCTTGCTGACATCAAAGCTTTAATAAGCAGCAACGATTCAATCTTGGGTCTTCAGAGTGCATGTGGTGTAACCCTTTCGATGGAGGAATACATCACCTTAGCAAGCAAAGCTCAAGAAGCGGACCAAGTTGCAAGAAAGAAAGTTGAAGCTGCTGTGGTTCAAGTAGATGAAGCAAacatgtctaaatcagagttactTATGAGGGTTGAGGAAGCAAATTCTGAGGCAAAAAAATGTAAGAAGGCTCTTGAAGATGCCTTGAAGAGAGTAGAGGTCGCAACCAGAGCGAAGCTTGAAGTTGAAGATTCTCTACAGAGATGGAGATCCGAGCATGGTCAGAAGAGGCACAGCATTCATAACTCTACCAAATTCAAGAACTATGCAGCTCACCACAGGAAGGACTCCCGCATTCTTGACCTGAATGACTCAACTTTGGTCACTGACATGCCAAGCAGCGGTTCAAGGCAACCGTTGTCGATCGGGCAGATACTGAGCATGAAGCTGATGGGTCCTGGTTCTCCTGAAGAGTATGAGAGGGGAGcatgggagaaagaaaataaaaaccccACAGTTTCACTGGGTCAGATGCTGAACAAAAGGCACGGGGTTCTGCCTTCCCCCATGACCGACAACGTGTCGCTCCACAAGCAGTTTTCTGCCAAGAGGAAGAAGATAGGCTTTGTTGGCTTCCCACTTCTCTTGGCCAAGCAaagcaagaagaacaagaaaaagaggcAGTCATTGAGTACAAGATAA